In one Silene latifolia isolate original U9 population chromosome 10, ASM4854445v1, whole genome shotgun sequence genomic region, the following are encoded:
- the LOC141607735 gene encoding uncharacterized protein LOC141607735, translating to MVKDGDKGPKTWEDGHNELKIEMAQMAYVLKNIASMLKAKEEKKDSDTPSESKEEDEQPKRKSKNKNDDDRGLKLDIPDFDGEMDPEKFHDWVRQAERVFEYKEYDDKKQFKVAILKLAKYASLWYENLKKQRKKEGKAKIESWLKLKKHLLKRFVPKDYEQDNYLKLQYLEQESMSVTDYIKEFEKMSIVCDLEEKEELRVAIFVKGLTPALAKRVEIQNYEGFNDVCRLALKFEKHDNAQNPHAYSKGTSSYSMPATSESKDIQAEDVKDKGKSVIMESKSASSRRCFKCQGYGYIASECPQKTLQYTS from the coding sequence ATGGTTAAAGACGGTGATAAGGGTCCGAAAACATGGGAAGATGGTCATAACGAGCTGAAGATAGAGATGGCTCAGATGGCTTATGTGTTAAAAAACATAGCAAGCATGTTGAAGGCTAAAGAGGAGAAAAAAGATTCGGACACTCCATCCGAATCTAAAGAAGAAGACGAGCAGccaaagaggaagtcaaaaaataagaacgatgatgatcgGGGTTTAAAACTCGATATTCCAGACTTTGATGGCGAGATGGATCCGGAAAAATTTCATGATTGGGTAAGACAAGCTGAGAGGGTTTTCGAGTATAAAGAGTATGATGACaagaagcaatttaaagttgcaatcttgaagctGGCAAAGTATGCATCTTTATGGTACGAGAACTTAAAGAagcaaagaaagaaagaaggtaaAGCAAAGATCGAATCTTGGCTGAAATTGAAGAAGCATCTCCTGAAACGGTTCGTGCCAAAGGACTATGAACAAGATAACTACTTAAAGCTCCAATATTTAGAGCAAGAAAGCATGTCCGTGactgattatatcaaagaattcgaAAAGATGTCAATCGTGTGCGATCTTGAGGAGAAAGAAGAGCTAAGAGTGGCGATATTTGTCAAGGGCCTAACACCCGCGCTTGCTAAAAGAGTCGAGATCCAGAATTATGAAGGTTTTAATGATGTGTGCCGATTAGcattgaagttcgaaaaacatGATAACGCACAAAATCCTCATGCTTATTCGAAAGGGACGAGCTCTTATTCAATGCCAGCAACTAGCGAGTCCAAGGATATCCAAGCAGAAGACGTGAAGGACAAGGGAAAGAGCGTGATCATGGAATCTAAAAGTGCTAGTTCAAGACGGTGTTTCAAGTGCCAAGGATATggatacatagcaagtgaatgtCCACAAAAGACCTTACAATACACGAGTTAA